acaaagtactctgcaCATGATGCGGTCAAGGCAACACAAACAGCATGCTTGATGAACTTAGCTGGTCGGGCAGCTTCCGTGGAAAAGAACAGTCTATGTTTTATGATcgtgacccttcctcaggactgaggaGTAGGGCAGGGGCACTATAGAGAAcgtgggggaagggtgggaaGGTTAAGGATGGTAGGTGCTAGATGAAAAGCCAGTGAAGGGAAAAATGAAGCTGTGGGTTATGGGTAGCAGCTagtggataggcaggaaaggtaaagAAGCCTCCCCTATGGATGTTGCCTGATGTGGAGATCAAGTCGtatgaagcaaggttaacagAGCTGGGAATTTTctgtttggagcgtagaagaatgagacgggacttgatagaggtgttcagaattatgagaggcatagatagggaggATAGACAGTACCTGTTttgcagggcaccaatagcaaacaacagagggcatatgtaaacagtaagggagggaagtttattgGAAACCACAGGGTTATGACTTTTTAGTCAGAGGGTTTGTGAGCGGCTGGAATGActtgccggcgatggtggtggaggctaaaacattaggggcatttaaaagtcttttggacaggcacatatTTGAAAGAATAATGGAGTgttactgggtagtgtgggtttagtacatgtTTTTAAGAATTATATGGGACGGCAcagcatggagggctgaagggcctgcatggTGCTGTTGTGGTCTGTGGTTCTAACGAAGGTAAGAGGAACGCTCCATGGGTAGTTGTAGGAGGTGGAAGCATGGTGGAGGTGACAGGTtgctggaggaggaggaagagtgaaactgggatgctAGTACggaaggggagggaattactggaaggtgGAGAATCCATGGGAGCATcgttctgtatctgaccctgtaAAGTGTGAGGGGACGTTGTGCAAACAGCGACGCCTAGTGTCTGATGCCGGGATTGTGAGATTCGGCTGGTCGGTACTGTATTACatcactttgagtctgacccTGACTGTGTGAAGAGATGATGCATCAGGACCTTCTCTCTGCGATTGACATTCTGTGATAGCTCGGAAGAAGCGGGTTTTGCTCTATGTTTGACTGCTAGAATGAGTGGCGTGACTGGGCGGAGTGAGCTTCGCTCCGCGTCTGATCCAAACAAGAATGTGATagaacgatgtggagggagattcacatcgaccccgggggtgtgtgatgaaaCGGTGTGgcgggatattcactctgtgtctgacccagggtatgtctgataggacggtgtggagggaggttcactctatgCCTGAGCCCGTAAAgagtgtgatggacagtgtgaagggagcctgtttctgtgtctgacccaaggtttgtgtgatggggcgatgtggagggagattcattctgtgtctgaccccgggagtgtgtgatgggtccgtgtggagggagattcactctgtgtctgacccagggtatgtctgataggacggtgtggagggaggttcactttaTGCCTGGTCCCgtcagtgtgtgatggacggtgtggagggagattcactgtgtgtctgaccacggggttgtgtgatgggacggtgtggagggagcgtcgCACTGTGTCTGAGCTCGGcagtttttgatgggacggtgtagagggagattcactctgtgtctgaccccgttggtgtgtgatgggacggtgcggagggagtgagagatgggacggtgcggagggagtgagagatgggacggtgcggagggagtgagagatgagacggtgtggagggagatccactctgagtttgaccccgggagtgtgtgatgggactgtgaggagggagattcactctgtgtctgaccccgggagagtttgatgggaaggtgtagaggaataatcactctgtgtctgaccccgggagtgtttgatgggaccgtgtagaggaataatcactctgtgtctgaccccgggattgtttgatgggaccgtgtagaggaataatcattctgtgtctgaccccgggagtgtttgatggtaccgtatagaggaataatcactctgtgtctgaccccgggagtgtttgatgggaccgtgtagaggaataatcactctgtgtctgactccgggagtgtttgatggtaccgtatagaggaataatccctctgtgtctaacccgggagtgtgtaatgggacggtctggacggagattcactctgtgtctgaccccgggagtgtttgatgggaccgtgtagaggaataatcactctgtgtctgaacacgggagtgtgtgatgggacggtgtcgtgggagcttcactctgtgactgaacacgggagtgtgtgatgggacggtgtcgtgggagcttcaccctgtgactgaacacgggtgtgtgatgggacggtgtggagggaggctaACTTTTTACTGATCCCAGTTGATGCGACGGGAATTACGGAGGGAGATATCTGGTTTCTTTATTCTTAGTTGCAGAGCAAACGTGTCCGCAAATCTGGATCAAAAATGAAGaccggtgttatttcatatccaagATCGCAAATACTTATGATGCAGCGAGGCAACATTGTTCAGAACTTGATTCAGGGCTCCTCGAAATAAATTCAAACAAGGAAAAGGTATGTCTTGCCCTGAGAAGAGATATCAGTAATCAGGAGATCCCGGGATGAGACAAACAGTGATTCTCCCCCCACACAATCCTACTCCGTCCACcgacaccccccccccgcccacactCCTGGGAAGATCATTCCACAATGTCccgtcgcacactcccggggtcagacacagagtgaatctccctccacagcgtctcatcacacactcccggggtcagatacagagtgaatctccgtccaccccgtcccatcacatactcccggtggcagacacagagtgaatctccctccacaccgtcccatcacacaatcccggggtcagacacagagtgaatttccctccacaccgtcccatcacacactcccggggtcagacacagagtgaatctccctcctcaccgtcccatcacacactcccggggtcggacacagagtgaatctccctccggaccgtcccatcacacactcccggggtcagacacagagtgaatgtccctccagaccgtcccatcacacactcccggggtcagacacaaagtgaatctacctccacaccgtcccatcacacactcccggggtcagacagagagtgaatctccctccacaacgtccaatcacacactcccggggtcagacagagagtgaatctccctccacaccgtcccatcacacactcccggggtcagacacagactgagtctccctccacaccgtcccatcacacaatcccgggatcagacacagagttaatctccctccacaccgtcccatcacacactcccgggttcagacacagagtgacgctgaCTCCaccccgtcctatcacacactcccggggtcagacacagagtgtatcccctccacaccatcccatcacacactcccggggtcaaacacagagtgaatctccctccatactccCGAGCTCAGTCAATGGGTGTTTCCCTCTCTGCTCCGTCCTTTCACATGGATATGCAATGACAGAGTCTGTTTCTAAACATTATCTGAAATGatttaatttcacagaattttgtttCTAATGCTGTCTATCAATCTGTATCATACTGGATCGGAAAATGCGCAAACAGGTGAGGTTTGGACTGTTGCCGGTCTGTGGTGTTGGATTGGGACAGTGGGTTAGTTTGGAGAATGAAACGAGGTCGTGTGGATAGAgtcgggcagtgggattagtttgagttcTGACCCAGAtctatggggagagagggagtcaGTGAGATCAGTTTGGACAAAGGCTCGGTGTTGTTTTGAGAGTGGAGCCGCGGGATTAGTTTGTTGACTGACAGAGTGTTGTCCCGAGAGGGTGAGGAAGTGGGATTGATTTGGGAGATTATTCGGGATTTTAGCAGAGCGCGGTATAATGAGATTCGTTCGGCCATGGACCTGGAGCTGTGAggagagcgcggtatcatggGATTAGTTCCGAGGCTGActgtgggctgtggggagagcgcggtatcatggAATTAGTTCCGAGGCTGAcagggggctgtggggagagtgcggTATCATGGGATTAGTTCCGAGGCTGACTTGGGCAgtggggagagcgcggtatcatggGATTAGTTCCGAGGCTGAcagggggctgtggggagagtgcggTATCATGGGATTAGTTCCAAGGCTGAccgggggctgtggggagagcgcggtatcatggGATTAGTTCCGAGGCTGAcagggggctgtggggagagcgcagATCAGAGCTATTAGTTTGGCGACGTCTCCGGTTGTCTACTGGGACTGTTTTTTCTCTATTGAAATTGTCTAACCCTCTTTGATAGAAATGTGGCCTCTGATCTTCTGTACAAGATATCCTATGGGTCGACCAGCTGCAGTAACTGCGGCTCGTACGGGAGTTATAATTGCAAATGGAAACAcagattcatctgcgagaagtcggcacatTTAGACACGGATATTCCTGAAGAGATCCAAGGTTTCTGTCAACAGCCCGTGGGGCCGAGTTCAATCAACTGACTGCACCTCACTTCTCGCCATTCAATCTGCCCCACTCTCAAACCATTTCTACATCTCCCCCTTTCTActgttttttctctttttacccttcatctctctaactcactccctttccacccctcctctcccgATCGAACCCCAGTCTCTGCCTCTCCTCTCTCCGTTCTCTATACACACTCTCAACCAAGGGGAAAAAAGACtgtgcacattcaccctatctgtgcccctccTGGCTTCATACCCACGCTCCAACGAATATAGACACATCCTTCTTGTCTTCTCTCCATATCTCAGACGCTCGAGTCCCGGCAAGATCCTTGGAATTCTCCCTCAGacactctttccagctcagtgACATCTTTCCTCCATGAGGGCGACCGGAACTGAACACCGCCCTCCAAACGCGGCCTCAGTGacgccttgtacaacttcaacgtgaGCTCAGCACGGtgaaaagttgtaaaattaacaTAAGTTTGGAAAATTAATAAATACTGCATACAGTTGAATACCGATGGAGTGTTTAAATGTTCAGGGAGCGTTcgcaatctgatggcggaggggaagcaaCTGCTCGTAAATGGTTGAGTTTTAAGACGCCTGTACCCTTCCCCGATGGTTTCGATGAACACAGGGTAATTCCCGGCGGGAGTCCGGGGAATTTCACCGGCATTTCCTCGGTGATGAAAGTGGTCTTCCCGAGGCATTTCTTCTTGAACATGTTCTCGGTGGAGGGGAAGATCGCTGACGGGCAATAATTAGCAGTCTGAACCTTCAAGGGAAAGTGACAGCGAACCACACTCCGGGGAAAGCTGGATGTTCAGTCGGGAACATGGCACCTTCTCCGTGTTTGAATGAATGAGCTATGTGTAACCAGATGGATTCGGCATTCTGCTCTTTGGGTCTTACCGTATATTGTCTCTCAGTGTCGGTCTAATCTCGTCCTTAATTACGAACTCCAATCCACCTCCTTGACATTCCTGCTTATCTATCAATATtgcctgatatccttggatattaaattcccaatcctctccaccctgcaaccacgtctctataatggccactaTATCATTCCCTTTTGTACTGCTTTGTGCCACACGTTCACCGACCTTATTTGGAAAAATACGGGCATTCAGACAAAGTGACTtaacactcattgtgcttttaaaatcatgtTATCTTTCTCTCGTTACACTTTAATTTTCTTCGCTTcacttcactccactcttacttttTACTTTTCCGCTTTTTATTTTTCTCGCACAATGGAATGAAGGGAAtgacagaagcatgagagaggagcttgcccagggggattggaggagGTTACTGGGGGCGACCACGGCATAGCAGAGTTGGGTAGAGTTTCGAGGAACAGTTCACAAGGCGCAAGATAGATATACCCCAGAGATAGAGAAGTTCTCATATGGCATCCGCGGCTGACGAGAGATAATAAGGACTACATTAAAGTCAACGGAATTTAATGTAAGTTAGCAATAGTGAGCAATAGTGAGTGTGAAGTCGGATGATgaagtagtttttaaaaaaacagcctCAACTGGCTGCGGAAGAATCAGTCTCTGTTCCTCAGGAGAAGGTTGTGGTCCTTTAAGAGGAATCAGAAAATAAGTGAACGTCAGCATGGCGTCTGTGAGTGCGGATCTTACCGGACAAGCCTATTAGAGTTCACAGAGGGAGTAACTAACCGAGTGGACCTAGGGGGACAGTgggtgtcactgtgagtgtctgtgagtgtgaatcctgccggacaagcctgttagagttctcagagggagtaacaaaccgagtggacacaggagagacagtggatgtcactgtgagtgtctgtgagtgtgaatcctgccggacaagcctgttagagttctcagagggagtaacaaaccgagtggacacaggagagacagtggatgtcactgtgagtggcTGTGAGTGCGAATCTTaccggacaagcctgttagagttctcagagggataacaaaccgagtggacacaggagagacagtggatgtcactgtgagtgtctgtgagtgtgaatcctgCCGGACAAGACTGTTATTcagttctcagagggagtaacaaaccgagtggacacaggagagacagtggatgtcactgtgagtgtctgtgtgtgtgaatcgTGCCGGACAAGCcggttagagttctcagaggaagtaacaaaccgagtggacacagggggacagtggatgtcactgtgagtgtctgtgagtgtaaatcttgccggacaagcctgtttgagttctcagaggaagtaacaaaccgagtggacacaggagagacagtggatgtcactgtgagtgtctgtgagtgtgaatcctgccggacaagcctgttagagttctcagagggagtaacaaaccgagtggacacagggagacagtggatgtcgctgtgagtgtctgtgagtacGAATCTTGCCGGACAAGGCTGTTAGAGTctcagaggaagtaacaaaccgagtggacacaggggagacagtggatgtcactgtgagtgtctgtgagtgtgaatcctgccggacaagcctgttagagttctcagagggagtaacaaaccgagtggacacgggagagacagtggatgtcactgtgagtgtctgtgagtacgaatcttgccggacaagttgttagagttctcagagggagtaacaaaccgagtggacgcAGGACAGGCAGTTGTTGTCACTCTCGTGGTTTTTCAGAGGGCATTTGACAAGGCGCCACACTTTAGGCAactgaacaagggaaaatcctatggcgttacaggagagattctggcatggatcgcggaatggctgacaggcagaaggaaGAGCGTGGTAATAAAAGGCTGCTTTTCTGATTGGCCGTTGGTGTCTATTGGGGATCCTCAGTGGTCTGAATTGCGACAGTTAATTTTACCATGTTTGTTAACGATTTAGGAGATTGaattgataaattcatggccaAGTGTGAGGATGATGAAAAGGTCGGTGAAGGGGTAGGTcgagctgaggaagcaatgcgattacagcaggttagagataaattggaagaatgggcaaaatggcAGAGCGAATGTAATGTTGCGAAACGTATGAAAATGAATTttggaaaaaggcacaacagggcGGACAATTATCAGTTGGGAGGAAGTTTCAAATATCAGAGGAGCAGAGTGAGTTAGGAGTCCTCGTGTAAGGTTCCCAGACAGTTTATTTGCAGTTTGGGtctgttgtaaagaaggcaagtgaatGTTACCATTTATGTGAAAGGGAATGAAACGGGAAAACAGGGCAATAATGCTGAGCCTTCTTTACGCTCTAACCAGGCAGAAACGAGTATTTGCAACGGTTCTGGGCCCCATATCCCAGATATGAGATATATCTACGGATAATATatggctaatggaatgttg
The sequence above is a segment of the Hypanus sabinus isolate sHypSab1 unplaced genomic scaffold, sHypSab1.hap1 scaffold_1290, whole genome shotgun sequence genome. Coding sequences within it:
- the LOC132386766 gene encoding C-type lectin domain family 7 member A-like; the protein is MKYRNITENKAQICQYLIRRTVAEQTCPQIWIKNEDRCYFISKIANTYDAARQHCSELDSGLLEINSNKEKNFVSNAVYQSVSYWIGKCANRNVASDLLYKISYGSTSCSNCGSYGSYNCKWKHRFICEKSAHLDTDIPEEIQGFCQQPVGPSSIN